The following proteins are encoded in a genomic region of Corallococcus silvisoli:
- the bacN gene encoding bactofilin BacN, translating to MAQGETGIIGKGIVIRGNLTGGGDLVIEGRVEGQIALKNHLTIEGTGKVQADIRAEELTINGEASGNIDASTRVAINASAKVAGDIKAPRVIIEDGAVFNGSIEMDVKLPDDI from the coding sequence ATGGCACAGGGTGAAACGGGCATCATTGGCAAGGGCATCGTCATCAGGGGCAACCTCACGGGCGGAGGGGACCTGGTCATCGAGGGGCGCGTCGAGGGACAGATCGCCCTGAAGAACCACCTCACCATCGAGGGCACCGGCAAGGTGCAGGCGGACATCCGCGCCGAGGAGCTGACCATCAACGGCGAGGCGAGCGGCAACATCGACGCTTCCACGCGCGTGGCCATCAACGCCTCGGCGAAGGTGGCGGGCGACATCAAGGCCCCGCGGGTCATCATCGAGGACGGCGCCGTGTTCAACGGCTCCATCGAGATGGACGTGAAGTTGCCGGACGACATCTAG
- a CDS encoding alpha/beta hydrolase, with the protein MARHDEGFFSGKDNTRLFWTLDLPDGAPRAHVAIVHGYGDHIGRYRPVIDALVQDGFAVHGFDYRGHGRADGRRAYASKWTEFLDDLDGFWQRVRKAAGAEKIFLLAHSHGGLMAVHALAKGLDGLTGAILSAPYLKLAITPPTAKILAARMVGTVVPWMKVASGLAPDMLSTDPEVQKAVGSDPLYVPFATPRWFVESTAAQAQTLALAPKIQVPLFVLCGQEDGVAAPAAARAFFEAAGTADKKFKEYPGMRHEPLNERDRAAVFQDISGWISAHL; encoded by the coding sequence ATGGCCCGCCACGACGAAGGCTTCTTCAGCGGCAAGGACAACACCCGGCTGTTCTGGACGCTGGACCTGCCAGACGGGGCCCCGCGCGCGCACGTCGCCATCGTCCATGGCTACGGCGACCACATCGGCCGGTACCGGCCCGTCATCGACGCGCTGGTCCAGGACGGCTTCGCGGTGCACGGCTTCGACTACCGGGGCCACGGCCGCGCGGACGGCCGTCGCGCCTACGCCAGCAAGTGGACCGAGTTCCTCGACGACCTGGACGGCTTCTGGCAGCGCGTGCGCAAGGCCGCCGGCGCGGAGAAGATCTTCCTGCTCGCCCACAGCCACGGCGGCCTGATGGCCGTGCACGCCCTGGCCAAGGGCCTGGACGGCCTCACCGGCGCCATCCTCTCCGCGCCCTACCTCAAGCTGGCCATCACCCCGCCCACCGCGAAGATTCTCGCCGCGCGCATGGTGGGCACCGTGGTGCCCTGGATGAAGGTCGCCTCCGGCCTCGCCCCGGACATGCTCAGCACCGACCCGGAGGTCCAGAAGGCGGTCGGGTCGGACCCGCTCTACGTGCCCTTCGCCACGCCGCGCTGGTTCGTGGAGTCCACGGCGGCCCAGGCGCAGACGCTCGCGCTGGCGCCGAAGATTCAAGTACCGCTGTTCGTGCTGTGCGGCCAGGAGGACGGGGTGGCGGCTCCGGCGGCGGCGCGGGCCTTCTTCGAGGCGGCGGGCACGGCGGACAAGAAGTTCAAGGAGTACCCCGGCATGCGGCACGAGCCGCTCAACGAACGGGACCGCGCGGCGGTGTTCCAGGACATCTCCGGCTGGATCTCCGCGCATCTCTGA